One Frankia alni ACN14a DNA window includes the following coding sequences:
- a CDS encoding helix-turn-helix domain-containing protein: MTAAAGAVLSRGWTPPARSSATPPTAPPNHHYRVLVTRRIWPWRLVGPIPVHRVPQDDALALGRHGNRVQAEIIEAARALFGARGYHGVTVEAFGEASGRTGTSVYRCFANRTAIFRVLMADLWPTGSDALAGRTRIRRHEESHHAGADAGGGAAFASA; the protein is encoded by the coding sequence ATGACGGCCGCGGCGGGCGCGGTACTCAGCCGCGGGTGGACACCCCCGGCGAGGTCCTCGGCGACTCCGCCTACGGCACCGCCGAACCACCATTACCGGGTGTTGGTAACTCGTAGGATCTGGCCGTGGCGTCTGGTGGGGCCCATCCCGGTCCACCGCGTTCCGCAGGATGATGCCCTCGCTCTGGGCCGTCACGGCAACCGCGTCCAGGCCGAGATCATCGAGGCGGCTCGTGCGCTGTTCGGTGCGCGGGGCTACCACGGGGTCACAGTAGAGGCGTTCGGCGAAGCGTCCGGGCGCACCGGTACGTCGGTCTATCGGTGCTTCGCGAACAGGACCGCGATCTTTCGGGTGCTCATGGCCGACTTGTGGCCCACCGGGAGTGATGCCCTTGCGGGGCGGACCCGGATCCGCCGTCACGAAGAATCCCACCACGCCGGCGCCGACGCCGGCGGC